In the genome of Aridibaculum aurantiacum, one region contains:
- a CDS encoding RNA polymerase sigma factor, which yields MSTVEFSQMLLANADSLRPFAINLTRDHETANDLYQETMFRALANREKYNVGTNLKAWLYTIMRNIFINDYRRKARQNTIFDSTPNDYLLDYNQSTASNAAVSNLQVKEINEAVHSLPDIFRKPFLLYFDGFKYHEIANMLHEPLGTIKSRIHFARKLLKEQVQRY from the coding sequence ATGTCTACAGTAGAATTTAGCCAGATGTTACTTGCAAACGCAGACTCATTACGGCCCTTTGCCATCAATCTTACGCGTGATCATGAAACAGCGAATGACCTTTACCAGGAAACAATGTTCAGGGCGCTGGCTAACCGCGAAAAGTATAATGTAGGCACCAACCTGAAAGCCTGGTTGTACACAATCATGCGAAACATTTTTATTAATGACTATCGCAGGAAAGCCAGGCAGAACACAATTTTCGACAGCACACCCAATGATTACCTCCTGGATTATAACCAGTCAACAGCCTCAAATGCTGCTGTTTCTAACCTGCAGGTAAAAGAAATAAATGAAGCAGTACACAGCCTGCCTGATATATTCCGCAAGCCATTCCTGCTTTACTTCGATGGTTTTAAATACCATGAGATTGCCAACATGTTGCACGAGCCGCTGGGCACCATTAAAAGCAGGATACATTTTGCACGGAAGCTGCTAAAGGAGCAAGTGCAGCGATATTAG